A region of Moorena producens PAL-8-15-08-1 DNA encodes the following proteins:
- a CDS encoding amino acid ABC transporter substrate-binding protein — protein MPKWSSLVLATLVLVAPLTACEGGGTSATQSRLDIVKSRGKLICGVDGGIPGFSFVDGSGNYSGLDVDVCKAVAAALFDDPGAVEYRNLDSTERFPAVRNGEVDMLSRNTTWTLSRDSSTNNLEFAPTTFYDGQGMMVRKNSGIKTLKDFKGKSVCVETGTTTELNLTDKMREAGVEFEPVVFQKADPAYTAYDEERCDGMTSDKSQLLAKRSTLPKPDDHILLDVTMSKEPLGPVTINNDSAWFDVVKWVTFALIEAEELGITKANVAQMGSSPNPTVKRFLGVEGDLGKGLGLENDFAARVIKHVGNYGEVYDRNLGKSSQFKLNRGLNDLWTRGGILYSPPFR, from the coding sequence ATGCCTAAATGGAGTTCTCTGGTACTAGCCACTCTAGTATTAGTTGCACCCTTGACAGCCTGTGAAGGAGGTGGGACAAGCGCTACACAAAGCCGCTTAGATATAGTCAAAAGCCGTGGCAAGCTGATTTGTGGTGTTGACGGTGGCATTCCCGGATTTAGCTTTGTGGATGGGAGCGGTAACTACTCCGGGCTAGATGTGGATGTCTGTAAAGCAGTTGCTGCTGCTTTGTTTGATGACCCAGGAGCAGTAGAGTACCGTAACCTTGACTCCACGGAGCGATTTCCCGCCGTCCGGAATGGTGAAGTGGATATGCTCTCCCGCAATACCACTTGGACTCTTAGCCGAGATAGCTCTACCAATAACTTAGAATTTGCCCCTACTACCTTTTATGATGGTCAGGGCATGATGGTGCGCAAAAACAGTGGGATTAAGACACTGAAAGATTTTAAAGGCAAATCCGTCTGTGTGGAAACTGGAACCACTACTGAGTTGAATTTAACCGATAAGATGCGGGAAGCAGGTGTTGAATTTGAGCCAGTGGTATTTCAGAAAGCAGACCCTGCTTATACTGCCTATGACGAAGAACGTTGTGACGGCATGACTTCTGATAAATCCCAACTACTGGCCAAACGTAGCACTCTGCCTAAACCTGATGATCATATACTTCTAGATGTTACCATGTCCAAGGAACCCTTGGGACCAGTAACTATTAATAATGACTCCGCTTGGTTTGATGTCGTCAAGTGGGTGACTTTCGCCTTGATTGAAGCCGAAGAGTTAGGCATTACTAAGGCGAATGTGGCACAAATGGGCAGCAGTCCTAACCCGACTGTAAAACGCTTCCTGGGTGTTGAAGGTGACTTAGGCAAAGGTCTCGGTTTAGAAAACGATTTTGCAGCACGAGTGATTAAGCACGTCGGTAACTACGGCGAAGTCTATGACCGGAACTTGGGTAAAAGTTCTCAGTTTAAACTCAATCGGGGTCTCAATGACCTCTGGACTCGTGGGGGTATTTTGTATTCTCCACCCTTCCGTTAA
- a CDS encoding EF-hand domain-containing protein, producing MTTPRLYLPKPREAVGNYLRIISINDVYDIKNYPYVETVIKSLKETSEDAVVIACLSGDFLSPCLITSLDGGKAMLDVLKVVNIDYICFGNHEFDVSLDVLGERFKTYEGKCLNSNILDLPIVDASGQPLPKYDIVEVGSRRVAFAGFCTNNTDIFRPGTNLTIQPIFDALKETWSKCSNDATMLIPLTHQTIAEDRELATGIQQDDQLSGKIPVIVGGHDHEIYIEKIERSLIVKAGADATNVVVVDVWWDASEQWHSAVHLLPASHFDADPKVQKFVESTQNFLGSLMDVEIFEVKEPMSSKRTRFQPEKVASTLCSYIKKSLKNVDIVMIQGGSFRGKRDYEKGESFTYRDLLEEMPLDTEMALIQVPGYILQEAIAETRGTPDREASNFLHADLDVVIEDYPSLKIVSINHAPFDPQKIYNLSIVQFLLRGLDKIKPLVDYVNANGGAPPLEQCLPGQNLIVESCMKDAWRVLVDYEEWDADGDGEITTEELKQGVKNAFAFLDQNQDGYISPAELQAALAERTGRTHKGLISLMFEVLDVDKDGMVSMDELASLAM from the coding sequence ATGACAACTCCTCGATTGTATCTGCCCAAACCCCGAGAGGCGGTGGGCAACTATCTCAGAATCATTTCGATCAATGATGTTTACGACATCAAGAATTATCCCTACGTGGAAACAGTGATTAAATCCCTGAAGGAAACATCGGAAGATGCCGTGGTGATTGCCTGCCTCAGCGGGGACTTTCTCTCTCCTTGTTTAATTACCTCCCTTGATGGCGGTAAAGCCATGCTGGACGTGCTCAAGGTAGTCAACATTGATTATATTTGCTTTGGCAACCATGAATTCGATGTCAGCCTGGATGTCCTAGGTGAGCGTTTCAAAACCTACGAAGGGAAATGCTTAAATAGCAACATCTTGGACTTGCCAATTGTCGATGCCAGTGGTCAGCCACTACCGAAATATGACATTGTTGAAGTCGGTTCTCGTAGAGTTGCCTTTGCTGGATTTTGCACTAACAATACCGATATTTTCAGACCAGGGACGAACCTAACCATTCAACCGATCTTTGATGCTTTAAAGGAAACCTGGTCTAAGTGTTCCAATGACGCAACCATGCTGATTCCGCTGACCCATCAGACCATTGCGGAAGATCGGGAACTAGCCACGGGGATCCAGCAAGATGACCAACTTAGTGGTAAGATTCCTGTAATTGTTGGGGGGCACGACCATGAGATTTATATTGAGAAAATTGAGCGGAGCCTGATTGTTAAGGCTGGTGCTGATGCTACTAATGTGGTTGTTGTTGATGTCTGGTGGGATGCTTCCGAGCAGTGGCATAGTGCTGTTCATCTGTTGCCAGCCAGCCATTTTGATGCGGATCCCAAGGTCCAAAAGTTTGTAGAAAGTACCCAAAATTTTCTAGGTTCGCTGATGGATGTGGAAATTTTTGAGGTGAAAGAACCCATGTCCTCTAAACGGACGCGATTCCAACCGGAAAAAGTGGCCTCAACCCTATGTTCTTATATCAAAAAAAGCTTGAAGAATGTCGATATAGTTATGATCCAGGGAGGATCCTTTAGGGGTAAGCGAGACTATGAGAAGGGAGAATCGTTCACATATAGGGATTTGTTGGAAGAGATGCCATTGGATACCGAAATGGCCTTGATTCAGGTGCCAGGGTACATCTTACAAGAGGCGATCGCCGAAACTCGCGGCACGCCCGATCGGGAAGCATCCAATTTTCTCCATGCCGATCTTGATGTAGTAATTGAAGACTACCCGAGTCTAAAAATTGTCAGCATTAACCACGCTCCATTTGACCCTCAAAAGATTTACAACCTCAGTATTGTCCAATTCTTGTTGAGGGGGCTCGATAAAATCAAACCGTTGGTAGATTATGTCAACGCAAACGGTGGTGCTCCGCCTTTGGAGCAATGTCTTCCAGGCCAAAACCTGATCGTGGAAAGCTGCATGAAAGATGCTTGGAGAGTCCTGGTTGATTATGAGGAATGGGACGCTGATGGCGATGGAGAAATCACCACAGAAGAGCTGAAACAGGGTGTCAAAAATGCCTTTGCCTTTCTCGATCAAAATCAGGATGGCTATATTTCCCCCGCAGAACTACAGGCAGCATTGGCAGAACGGACAGGCCGCACTCATAAAGGATTAATCAGCCTGATGTTTGAGGTGTTGGATGTGGATAAAGATGGTATGGTGTCGATGGATGAGCTGGCATCGTTAGCAATGTAA
- a CDS encoding nucleoside hydrolase → MEPSSEDAVDVLLKAAQEYGSDLTIVTLGPLTNIATALQRDRTTLQDQ, encoded by the coding sequence ATGGAGCCTTCTTCAGAAGATGCTGTTGATGTATTGCTGAAAGCTGCCCAGGAATATGGCAGCGACTTGACCATTGTGACTCTAGGACCATTGACCAATATTGCAACAGCTCTGCAGCGCGATCGCACCACCCTGCAAGATCAATAG
- a CDS encoding glycosyltransferase, whose amino-acid sequence MTVPKVSYSNSRCSSNKPVFRLRAATVVMLILVSSFSAIALAWLTGQGQIIQLFAQLHVWQRNPPMWLEAPMVTQHHYLLLPTVILMVVVLGVTKLSPRPRTWSRNLVVGILLALLARYLLWRIFSTLNLVDPLNGVFSLGLFLLEMLLLTSSIIQLFLMLRVKNRSAQASQLSLDVISGRFNPSVDILIPTYNEPCFILKRTIMGCQGIDYDNKKVYLLDDTKRQNVKQLAAELGCNYITRPDNSYAKAGNLNHAIPKTSGDLIVFFDADFVPTKNFLTRTVGFFKNSNVGLVQTPQSFYNPDPIAYNLGLEDVLLPEEEVFYRQVQPIRDGAGGVVCAGTSFVVKRDIIEAAGGFVTDSLTEDYFTGIRIAAMGYQVIYLDEKLSAGLAAENIAAHVAQRLRWAQGTLQAFFIDANPLTIPGLKPIQRLAHLDGLLNWFTGLSRFGFLLMPLAYSFLGVIPLQATPGELLYFLLPYYLIQLTVFSWLNLRSRSGLLSDIYSLPWCVPISLTVIQVMLNPFGKGFKVTPKGVKRDRFVFNSKLGLPLIILFIATAVSLWQNLSTSVMYWGSGISATDAQMIQGLSLGWIWSIYNLIMLGIALLIVVDVPNPDLYQWFKLRRVVRLEIGNRTVWGMTTKISEIGAQVALTEVADLGLDTGNTASEPLPVELEMIEEKLQLSGVVTEIDNSGEEASLRIMFDPLTLQQHRTLVEMLFCRPGRWQRRESPSEMRSLLLLFRILLKPRVLFDRQGRS is encoded by the coding sequence ATGACAGTTCCCAAAGTGAGCTACTCAAACTCTAGGTGTTCTTCTAACAAACCAGTTTTTAGGTTACGAGCCGCAACGGTCGTGATGCTGATTCTAGTTAGTAGTTTTAGTGCGATCGCTCTAGCTTGGTTGACTGGTCAGGGGCAGATTATACAGCTATTTGCTCAGCTGCATGTCTGGCAAAGAAACCCACCGATGTGGCTGGAAGCACCAATGGTGACTCAGCACCACTACTTATTGCTACCAACAGTTATTTTAATGGTAGTTGTCCTGGGGGTAACGAAACTCTCTCCCCGTCCTCGAACTTGGTCTAGAAATTTAGTGGTGGGGATTTTGCTAGCACTCTTGGCACGATATCTGCTCTGGCGAATCTTCTCTACCCTCAATTTAGTGGATCCCCTTAATGGTGTCTTTAGCCTAGGATTATTTTTACTGGAAATGTTGTTGCTAACCAGCAGTATTATCCAGCTATTTTTAATGTTAAGGGTCAAAAACCGTAGCGCTCAGGCTTCCCAGTTATCATTAGATGTTATTTCAGGAAGGTTTAATCCTTCTGTGGATATCTTAATCCCAACCTATAATGAACCCTGTTTTATTCTAAAGCGAACAATTATGGGTTGTCAAGGGATAGATTATGATAACAAAAAGGTTTATTTACTAGATGATACCAAACGTCAAAATGTCAAACAACTAGCTGCTGAATTGGGGTGTAACTATATAACTCGTCCAGATAATTCCTATGCCAAAGCAGGAAACTTAAACCATGCTATTCCAAAGACATCAGGGGATTTGATTGTATTCTTTGATGCGGATTTTGTCCCAACTAAAAATTTTCTGACTCGCACCGTAGGTTTTTTTAAAAATAGTAATGTGGGATTAGTCCAAACTCCTCAAAGCTTTTATAATCCTGACCCGATTGCCTACAATTTAGGTTTAGAAGATGTGCTATTGCCAGAAGAAGAGGTATTTTATCGGCAAGTTCAGCCCATCCGCGATGGTGCTGGCGGTGTGGTTTGTGCCGGAACTTCCTTTGTTGTTAAACGTGATATCATAGAAGCAGCTGGTGGTTTTGTAACCGATTCTTTGACTGAAGATTACTTTACTGGTATTCGGATAGCAGCGATGGGTTACCAGGTTATTTATTTAGATGAAAAACTTAGTGCTGGTTTAGCCGCAGAAAATATTGCTGCCCATGTAGCTCAACGATTGCGGTGGGCTCAAGGAACATTACAGGCATTTTTTATTGATGCCAACCCTCTAACTATTCCGGGGTTAAAACCGATCCAAAGGCTAGCCCATTTAGATGGATTACTAAATTGGTTTACCGGTTTATCTCGCTTCGGATTCTTGTTAATGCCCCTAGCTTATTCCTTTCTAGGGGTGATTCCCTTACAAGCAACCCCTGGTGAATTGTTGTATTTCTTGCTACCTTATTATCTGATACAGCTCACAGTTTTTTCTTGGTTAAACCTCCGTTCCCGGTCAGGGTTGTTGTCGGATATTTACTCATTGCCTTGGTGTGTTCCTATCAGCTTGACAGTTATACAAGTCATGCTCAATCCTTTTGGGAAAGGATTTAAGGTAACACCCAAAGGAGTAAAACGCGATCGCTTTGTGTTTAACTCGAAGTTGGGATTGCCTTTGATTATCCTATTTATCGCGACAGCAGTTAGCCTATGGCAAAATTTGAGTACTTCTGTGATGTATTGGGGGAGTGGGATATCAGCTACTGACGCTCAGATGATTCAAGGTCTGAGTCTAGGTTGGATTTGGAGTATCTATAACCTGATCATGTTGGGTATTGCTTTATTGATTGTAGTGGATGTTCCCAATCCGGACCTTTACCAGTGGTTCAAGTTGCGCCGAGTGGTGCGGCTTGAGATCGGAAATCGCACTGTCTGGGGTATGACCACCAAGATTTCAGAAATTGGTGCTCAAGTGGCCTTGACGGAGGTGGCTGATTTAGGATTAGATACCGGAAACACTGCCAGTGAACCGTTGCCAGTGGAACTAGAGATGATCGAAGAAAAGCTACAGTTGTCAGGAGTAGTTACTGAAATTGACAACAGTGGTGAGGAAGCTAGTCTACGGATTATGTTTGACCCATTAACTCTCCAACAGCATCGCACTTTGGTAGAGATGCTCTTTTGCCGTCCGGGTCGATGGCAGCGACGGGAAAGTCCATCAGAAATGCGATCGCTTTTACTGTTGTTTAGGATTTTGCTGAAACCCCGAGTACTATTTGATCGCCAGGGTAGGAGTTGA
- a CDS encoding DM13 domain-containing protein has product MKLHYLAIFGATAFLSVGCVAGVPGNQSTVQAKPSTSTSTTTKIDVSSAPAAKPTATLAQATSRSGNFVTAAHSTQGMVSLVTDNGQRYLKFDETFKTDNGPDLMVLLHRQTVPKSYSKENYQSLGRLEQVSGTQRYRIPADVNPEDFSSVVIWCRKFNVTFGYATLSN; this is encoded by the coding sequence ATGAAACTTCACTATTTAGCCATCTTTGGTGCTACTGCCTTTTTAAGCGTAGGTTGTGTAGCAGGAGTACCTGGGAATCAGAGTACTGTTCAGGCAAAACCCTCTACCTCTACCTCTACGACAACCAAGATTGATGTGTCCAGTGCTCCAGCTGCTAAACCAACTGCAACACTGGCACAGGCAACAAGTAGATCAGGAAATTTTGTAACAGCAGCCCATTCTACTCAAGGCATGGTAAGTTTAGTCACAGACAATGGACAACGTTACCTAAAGTTTGACGAAACCTTTAAGACCGATAACGGACCCGATTTAATGGTGCTGTTGCACCGCCAAACTGTACCCAAATCCTACAGTAAGGAAAATTATCAAAGTCTTGGTCGTCTCGAGCAGGTCAGTGGCACTCAACGGTACCGTATCCCTGCTGATGTTAATCCAGAAGACTTTAGCTCTGTAGTGATTTGGTGCCGTAAATTCAACGTCACCTTTGGCTACGCCACCCTTAGTAATTAG
- a CDS encoding bifunctional sterol desaturase/short chain dehydrogenase, translating to MVDFWLAIGVLGLGSILWVELVRDFYHLLSHHWTPLYRLHVWHHRVFRQDLTAVSDTIYRQAHWRNDVPEALVMLILGLVLWWLAYTWTPNMHWAALAGSVYSMVFLFGAIARGYGIKGADKLTDMTHLPGPFLYPPSPWMVNRSYHWRHHFDNQKAYYGGTLTLVDKLMGTALSLQGKTIAVTGASGTLGQSLLYHLQQRGAKVIALTSKEQTVSLSVNGESLPVKTLTWQVSKESELAPHFENVDILILNHGINVHQERTADAIAKSYEVNTLSSWRLLEMFLSTVRTNQDIARKEVWVNTSEAEVNPAFSPLYELSKRTLGDLVTLRRLDAPCVVRKVILGPFKSNLNPFGVMSGDWVAQQILNLATRDVRNIIVTINPITYLAFPVKEFFVSLYYRLFSR from the coding sequence ATGGTAGATTTCTGGCTAGCTATAGGGGTTTTGGGACTGGGTTCTATTCTTTGGGTAGAACTGGTGCGAGACTTCTATCACCTCCTGTCCCATCACTGGACACCCCTGTATCGCTTGCATGTGTGGCATCATCGGGTCTTCCGTCAGGATTTAACTGCTGTCAGTGATACCATTTATCGACAGGCGCACTGGCGTAATGATGTACCAGAAGCCTTGGTCATGCTAATATTAGGCTTGGTGCTATGGTGGTTGGCTTATACCTGGACACCAAATATGCATTGGGCAGCTTTGGCTGGTTCTGTGTACAGTATGGTATTTCTATTTGGTGCGATCGCTCGTGGCTATGGCATCAAGGGAGCCGATAAGTTGACTGATATGACCCACCTTCCGGGTCCATTCCTATATCCTCCTTCCCCTTGGATGGTAAATCGCAGCTACCATTGGCGACATCACTTTGATAACCAAAAGGCTTACTATGGCGGCACATTGACTTTAGTAGACAAACTGATGGGGACAGCACTATCGCTCCAAGGAAAAACTATTGCAGTGACGGGAGCATCGGGAACTCTGGGACAGTCACTGTTGTACCATCTCCAGCAACGGGGAGCAAAAGTGATTGCTCTGACCTCTAAAGAACAAACTGTTAGTTTAAGTGTCAATGGTGAAAGCTTGCCAGTAAAAACCTTGACTTGGCAAGTGAGTAAAGAGTCTGAACTAGCCCCACATTTTGAAAATGTGGATATTCTAATTCTCAATCACGGCATTAATGTTCATCAAGAACGGACAGCCGATGCGATCGCAAAATCCTACGAGGTCAACACATTATCAAGTTGGCGGTTGCTAGAGATGTTTTTATCCACGGTTCGGACGAACCAAGATATTGCTCGCAAGGAAGTTTGGGTTAATACTTCCGAAGCAGAAGTTAATCCAGCGTTTAGTCCTTTGTATGAACTGAGCAAACGTACCCTAGGAGACCTAGTTACCCTGCGTCGTCTAGATGCTCCTTGTGTAGTACGTAAAGTAATCCTCGGACCATTTAAAAGTAATCTCAATCCATTTGGGGTCATGTCAGGGGATTGGGTAGCCCAGCAAATCCTTAATCTAGCCACTCGTGATGTGCGTAACATCATTGTGACGATTAATCCCATAACCTATTTAGCGTTTCCAGTCAAGGAATTTTTTGTCAGCCTATACTATAGGCTGTTTAGTCGTTAG
- a CDS encoding ABC transporter ATP-binding protein → MVFPKKLIKGGSKVSKVIDLPKYGLRSILAKGVQMDFQSGQNRVPVLKGIDWEVKRGDIQLLMGPSGSGKTTLLSILAGLLTPTLGKVYLLGQEITGMSRTNLAEFRREHIGFIFQHFNLFPALTAAENVEVVLNIKGIQGVNARQQAKTLLEQVGLEGKGHLRPSDLSGGQKQRVAIARALAKEPPLIMADEPTAALDSHSGHTVIELLRRLAKEKGCTVLMVTHDPRIIDVADQVSYMEDGMLKVDG, encoded by the coding sequence ATGGTGTTTCCCAAAAAACTGATTAAGGGCGGCTCTAAAGTATCTAAAGTTATAGATTTACCTAAATATGGTTTACGCTCCATTCTTGCTAAAGGGGTGCAGATGGACTTCCAGTCAGGACAAAACCGTGTTCCAGTCCTCAAAGGAATAGACTGGGAAGTCAAACGTGGTGATATCCAACTTTTAATGGGACCGTCTGGCTCTGGCAAGACTACCCTTTTGTCAATCTTGGCGGGATTACTGACCCCGACACTGGGAAAAGTCTATTTACTGGGTCAAGAAATTACCGGTATGTCTAGAACTAACCTGGCAGAGTTTCGACGGGAACACATTGGCTTTATTTTCCAACACTTCAACCTATTTCCGGCACTGACAGCAGCAGAAAATGTGGAAGTTGTGCTAAACATTAAGGGAATTCAGGGGGTCAATGCTCGACAGCAGGCAAAAACCTTATTAGAGCAGGTTGGTTTAGAGGGGAAAGGACATCTTAGACCGAGTGACTTGTCAGGGGGACAGAAGCAACGGGTAGCGATCGCACGGGCTTTAGCTAAAGAGCCACCCCTAATTATGGCAGATGAGCCAACAGCAGCCTTGGATTCTCACAGTGGTCATACAGTGATTGAGTTGCTGCGTCGTCTGGCTAAGGAAAAAGGTTGCACAGTGCTGATGGTAACTCACGATCCTCGTATTATCGATGTCGCTGACCAAGTGTCTTATATGGAAGATGGAATGTTGAAGGTTGATGGTTGA
- a CDS encoding chemotaxis protein CheW, translated as MKNNLIYSQLNDTHLSPNHKATSFLKLVVFRIDSINFAFPIECVNKVINYTTVYSSGLNDIGIAHIDDHEIPIIDLHRRLFKSSKISTSNPARFLLIAQNTMGEGFGIPVLKTPNLIEVSVSDIRTLPESFRQADTLGIASHVAVIPQENLSLTVFLLDVNQLLPWVSQSAKRG; from the coding sequence ATGAAAAATAACTTAATTTACTCCCAGCTTAATGATACTCATTTATCGCCAAATCATAAGGCTACATCATTCTTGAAATTAGTGGTCTTTAGAATAGACAGCATCAATTTCGCGTTTCCGATTGAGTGTGTCAACAAAGTAATTAATTACACAACTGTTTATAGCAGTGGACTTAATGATATAGGCATTGCCCATATCGATGACCACGAAATTCCTATTATCGACTTGCATCGCCGGTTATTTAAATCTAGCAAAATCAGCACTTCTAACCCAGCACGTTTCCTGCTGATTGCTCAAAATACAATGGGTGAAGGATTTGGTATCCCTGTACTCAAAACACCGAATTTGATCGAGGTTTCCGTGAGTGATATTCGTACCCTACCAGAGTCTTTTCGTCAAGCTGATACCCTAGGAATTGCTAGTCATGTGGCAGTGATTCCCCAAGAAAATTTATCTTTGACAGTCTTTTTGCTAGATGTTAATCAATTGCTGCCTTGGGTTTCTCAAAGCGCGAAAAGGGGTTAA